The following DNA comes from Erigeron canadensis isolate Cc75 chromosome 3, C_canadensis_v1, whole genome shotgun sequence.
TCGGATCTCTAGGTTTGATACTAGTTTTATTTATGGCAGTTTTATTTTATCGACAACATGTAAGAAAACAGATGGTCAAAAGATCCATGAACCCAGAACCAGAGTACACCCCAGAGCCTACTCACAAAAGATTTGATAGAAAAGAGCTTGAAGATGCTACTGAGGGGTTTAGTGAAAGTAACATTCTGGGTACAAGCAGTTTAAGCACGGTGTACAAAGGTACACTAGAAGATGGAAAGATAATAGCGGTCAAGAATTTGAACTTCACAAGGTTCTCAGCAGAATCCGATAAGAGCTTCAAAAAAGAAATGACAACGATAGCAAAACTGAGGCATAGAAATCTAGTGAAGGTACTTGGTTACGCATGGGAGAGTGGGAAACTAAAGGCGTTGGTTCTTGAATACATGGAAAACGGTAACTTGGATAGAGTTATACATGACTCTGGTATTGATCGATCAAGATGGGATCTTTCTGAGAGAGTAGCTGTTTTGGTTTCTGTTTCTAGAGGAATGTTTTACTTGCATTCAGGATATGATTTCCCTATAGTTCACTGTGATTTGAAGCCTTCTAACATCCTTCTTGATGAAAAATGGGATGCTCATGTTAGTGATTTTGGGACGGCTCGAATGCTTGGAGTTCATCAACAAGATGGCAGCAGCATCTCTTCTCAATCCACATTTCAAGGCACCATTGGTTACTTGGCACCAGGTAATGATAATATGGTATTCCTACAAATAGTGTATCTGGATGGTTTGACCTTTAAGGATGACTTCTAAAGTCAACTTTGatcagttttttattttatatttttagttgaacaATTTTTTCAGCCATGAACTTCTAAAGATGGTAACTTTGTATGCAATTTACTGAATTTCTAACAAAATGAATTCTTGTTTCTATCAGAGTTTgcatatatgagaaaagtgacgACGAAAGTAGACGTATATAGCTTTGGAATAATAATTATGGAGATTATCACTAGAAAAAGGCCTACGGGACTCACCGAAGAGGAGGGGATCCAAATCACATTGCCTCAACTCGTAGAGCAATCACTTTCCAATGGAATCAACGCGCTGACTGAAATTGTGGATCCTGACTTGGCTTCCAATTTCCTCACAAATCAAGGCGTGATAGAACAGCTTCTGAAGTTGGCCTTATCTTGCACCAGAATGGATCCAGATAATCGACCAGAGATGAATGAAGTCTTATCTATGCTTACAAATATCAGCAAGAGTCTAACCCACGAGAACCGGAAAGAGGAAGATATATCAACCCGATAACTCATATTTCATCAATTTGTTTGAGAGAATATAGCCATATAGGGACTTTACCAGCATATTTACTTTCAACATTTTGACCATTTGTAttcatgtacatatatatatatatatatatatatacgagtatatcatTACATTTTCTGGATTTTTACAAGTATATTTTGTAAAGGTATAAAAGAAGTTTCAATCATTGTAGCAAGAGATATAAATTACCTAGCTTTCATAAGAGCTACTGTATACTGAAATCTCtaattaaatgtattttttttttttaaattcttttaaaaaaaaagtcaattttcatataaataaaaaagaatgaagagaatgaatatagaagaaaaaaaaaaaaaaaaaaaacggtcgCACGGTTAGTCGATAATGACCAATGAAAAAGATGAAACCACAAATACCATGCCGCCGGAAACCGCCATCATCTCCGCCATCACTTGCCACCAAATCTTACAACTCTCAAATCAACCGCCACTCAACCGCCGGCGCTCACCACAATGTGCTCAATCTTTACTTCACCATGCTTAAAACCAACATTCCTCCAGACCCATATACATTCCCAAGTATGTTCAAAGCTTGTACCTCTTTAAATCTTTTTTCGCTCGGTCTTTCGTTCCACCAACATGCTGTCGTTAATGGGTGTTCCTTTGATTCCTACATTGGTGCCTCTTTGATTAACTTTTATGCAAAATTTGGGTTCAATGAAGGTGCACACAAAATGTTTGATGTAATGCCTGACAGAAATGTTGTCTCTTGGACTGCGATTATCGGGTGTTATAGTCGGTCGGGTGGTGTGGAGACTGCGTTTCAGTTGTATAGACGGATGCAATGTGAGGGGGTTAAGCCGACTTCAGTTACTTTGCTAACTATACTTTCTGGAATTTTTGAGGATGGTATTACCCATGTTCAGTCTTTTCATGGTTGTGCTATACGATACGGGTTTGGTTGCGATTTGGCTTTAACAAACTGTATGGTGAGTATGTATGGGAAATGTGGTAGAGTggtggatgcaagaaacttgttTGAATCGATGGATGAACGAGATATTGTGTCATGGAATTCTCTGGTTTCTGCTTATGcgttgattgatgatgatgataaagaaATTTCGATACTGTTGACTAGGATGTGTTTAAGTGGATTACAGCCCGATCAGCAGACGTTTGGGTTGTTGATTTCTGCTGCTACTAGACAAGGTAATTCCTGCATTGGAAAGGTGGTCCATGGGAAAGTAGTCACTAGTGGCTTTATAGTGGATGTACACATAAAAACTTTACTTATAACTATGTATCTTAAGTTTAAAGATCTAACAACTGCTTACCGGATATTTGAAGAAATTTGGGATAAGGACATGATCTTATGGACTGCAATGATTTCTGGGCTTTTACAGAATGATTGTCCAGATAAGGCATTGGCATTGTTTCATAAGATGTTGGCTTCTAAGGTTAAGCCATCTACTACAACCATAGCTTGTGCCCTTGCAGCTTGTGCCCATATGGGTTCTTTTCGTGTAGGAACATCGATCCACGGTT
Coding sequences within:
- the LOC122594124 gene encoding pentatricopeptide repeat-containing protein At4g04370, whose product is MKKMKPQIPCRRKPPSSPPSLATKSYNSQINRHSTAGAHHNVLNLYFTMLKTNIPPDPYTFPSMFKACTSLNLFSLGLSFHQHAVVNGCSFDSYIGASLINFYAKFGFNEGAHKMFDVMPDRNVVSWTAIIGCYSRSGGVETAFQLYRRMQCEGVKPTSVTLLTILSGIFEDGITHVQSFHGCAIRYGFGCDLALTNCMVSMYGKCGRVVDARNLFESMDERDIVSWNSLVSAYALIDDDDKEISILLTRMCLSGLQPDQQTFGLLISAATRQGNSCIGKVVHGKVVTSGFIVDVHIKTLLITMYLKFKDLTTAYRIFEEIWDKDMILWTAMISGLLQNDCPDKALALFHKMLASKVKPSTTTIACALAACAHMGSFRVGTSIHGYLLRQNIPVDIPTHNSLITMYAKCGQLNQSCAVFETMNKKDIVTWNAMVAAHAQNGQLSNAFYLFSEMRKSFERPDLVTVVSLLQACASFGAHHQGKCIHNFVIRNSFKSSLLIDTALVDMYFKCGNIDSARRCFDRMSNHDVVSWSTVIGGYGSHGQGKNALKMYTEFLQSEIEPNHVTFLSILYACSHNGLVNEGISLFKTMTNHYKIKPKLEHCACMVDLLCRAGRIEDAYDFYMKMFSEPVVDVLGILLDACRTKGNKELGDIITCEICKLKPEDAGNMVQMVHIYASSARWDDVGEAWLQMRSLGLKKIPAWSCIELNGNVTTFFKDHSSHPECNEIVICLKSIFTHLKSKKTATDSLEC